The genomic interval CGCCGCTGCGACCGATGTCGCGCTGGTGGTCGATCCGCAGGGTGTGATCCGGGACGTAGCGTTTACTAGGGACGAACTGGCCCACGAGCTGGACGGCCAGAGCCGTTGGCTCGGCTCGCGGCTCGTTGACATCGTCACCTCCGATACCCAGCCGAAGATCCGCGAATTACTGCTCGACGCCACCGTGCGCGACGCCCCGACCTGGCGGCAGGTCAACCATCCTTCGCCCAATGGCGAAGACATTCCGGTGCTTTATTCCGCGATCAATTTCGGGAGAGACGACCGCCTGCTGGTGGTGGGTCGTGATCTGCGTCAACTCGCCATGATGCAGCAGCGGTTAATCAACGCGCAGCAATCGATGGAGCGCGACTACATCCGGCTGCGGCACGCTGAGACGAGGTACCGGCTGCTGTTCCAGGTGTCGTCGGAAGCGGTGATGATCGTGGATGCGGCGAGTGAACTCATCGTGGATGCCAATCCGGCGACGCTGGCGTTGTTCGATACCAGCGCGCCCGAGGCGCTGAATGCGCCGGTGATTGGATTCGTCGACGGTGCCGATCAGCAGACGGTGTTGAACCTGTTCGCCGATGTGCGCTCGACCGGCCGCGACGGTCGCGCCCGAGTCAAGCTGGCCGATGGCCGCCGCGAATGTGAGCTGTCGGCGTCGCTGTTCCGCCAGGAGAACGCGTCGCTGTATCTGGTGCGGCTCGCGTCGCACGGCGCGCCGCCCGAAGCCGGCAGCGCCAAGACTGCGTCGCTGCTGCTCAACTATTTCGAATCCGCCGCCGATGCGCTGGTGATTACGCAATATGACGGCCGGGTTGCCCGCGCCAATCTGGCGTTCCTGGAGATGGCGCAGCTCGGCAGCGCCGAGCAGGCGCGCGGCGAGCTGCTCGATCGCTGGCTCGGCCGCACCGGCGTCGATCTGTCGGTGGCGCTCGCCAATCTGCGCCAGAGCGGGGCGATCAAACTGTTCGCTACCGTACTGCGTGGCGAATACGGCGCGGTCGCCGAGGTTGAAGTCTCGGCGGTCGCCCTGAAGGATAATGATGACAAGCCGTGCTTCGGGTTTGCGATCCGCAATGTCGAGAAGCGGCTGACCACGGCGGCGACATCGAAGCGCGAACTGCCGCGCTCGGTGGCGCAGCTCACCGAACTGATCGGCCGGGTGCCGCTACGCGACCTGGTGCGCGAGACCACCGACGTGATCGAAAAATTGTCGATCGAGGCGGCACTGGAATTGACCGGCGACAATCGCGCTTCGGCCGCAGATATGCTCGGACTGAGCCGCCAGAGCCTCTACGTGAAATTGCGCCGGTACGGCTTAGCTGAACATGCGCCGGAAGGAGACGGAGCCGATGAGTAACAGTGTGGCCGTGCGTCCAGCGCCCTCGGCGGTGCTTGAGGTGCTGCACCCGATCACCTGGTTTCCGCCGATGTGGGCGTTCGGCTGCGGCGTCGTCTCGTCCGGCGTGCCGATCTCCACGCGCTGGGTCGAAGTCATCGCCGGTATCGTGCTGTGCGGCCCGCTGCTGGTCGCCACCAGTCAGGTCGTCAACGACTGGTTCGACCGCGACGTCGACGCCATCAACGAACCGAACCGTCCGATTCCGTCGGGTCGCATTCCGGGCCGCTGGGGCCTGTATCTGTCGTTCCTGTGGACCGCGGCCTCGCTGCTGGTCGCCAGCCAGCTCGGCGCCTGGGTGTTCGGCGCCGCTGCGCTCGGCCTGGTGCTGGCCTGGATGTATTCGATGCCTCCGTTCCGCCTGAAGCAGAACGGCTGGCTCGGCAACGGCGCCTGCGCGATCACCTATGAGGGCTTTGCGTGGTTCACCGGCGCCGCGGTGATGCTTGGCGGCCTGCCGCCGTGGTGGATCGTGACGCTGGCACTGCTGTATAGCGCCGGCGCGCACGGCATCATGACGCTCAACGACTTCAAGTCGATCGAAGGCGACATCAAAACCGGCGTCGGCTCGCTGCCGGTGAAGCTCGGCGTCGACAACGCCGCGCGGGTGCTCTGCGCCGTGATGGCGATCCCGCAGGTGATCGTGGTGGCGCTGCTGCTGTCGTGGGATCGGCCGATCCAGGCCGGCATCGTCGGCTTCGTGCTCGTCGTCCAGCTCGCCTTGATGGTCCGGTTTCTGCGCTCGCCGGTCGAGCGCGCCACCTGGTTCTCTGGCCTCGGCGTCGCGCTGTATGTGTCCGGCATGATGGCCAGCGCCGTCGCCGTTTCATCGTTCGGAGCAGCTTGATCATGATGCGACCGCTGTCCTGGCTCGGCATTGTTCGGATGGGGCTGGTGCAGACCGGCCTTGGTGCGATCGTCGTGCTGACCACCTCGACGCTGAACCGGGTGATGGTGGTGGAGCTGGCGCTGCCGGCGATGCTGCCCGGCGCGCTGGTCGCGATTCACTACGCGCTGCAGGTGTTCCGCCCCGCCTGGGGCCATGGCTCGGACCGCGGCTCGCGCCGCACGCCGTGGATCATCGGCGGCATGGCGGTGCTGGCGCTCGGCGGCTTCATGGCGGCGGTCGCCACGGCCTGGATGACGGTGCAGCCGCTGTTCGGTACGGCGCTGGCGATCGTCGCGTTCTGCCTGATCGGCGGCGGCGTCGGCGCGGCCGGCACGTCGCTGTTGGTGCTGCTGGCCAAGCGCACCGACGAGAAACGCCGCGCGGCGGCGGCCACGATCGTCTGGGTGATGATGATCGCAGGCTTCATCGTCACCACTGCGATCGCCGGCCAACTGCTTGATCCGTTCTCGCCGCAGCGCCTGATCGCGGTGTCGGGCGGCGTGTCGCTGATCGCGATGGTGCTGACCTTCGCGGGCGTGTGGGGCGTCGAGGGCCGCGCTGCGGTCGCGGCGCCTGCGGCGGCGCCGAAGGGCTCGTTCCGCAAGGCGTTCCTCGAGGTCTGGCACGAGCCGCAGGCGCGGCGGTTTGCGATCTTCGTGTTCGTGTCGATGCTGGCCTACAGCGCGCAGGATCTGATTCTGGAGCCGTTTGCCGGCGCGGTGTTCGGCTTCACGCCGGGTGAGACCACCAAGCTGTCGAGCGTGCAGCACGGCGGCACGCTGATCGGCATGGCGATGGTGCCGATCATCGGCGCGCTGTTTCCGAGGACACGCGGCAATCTGCAGATCTGGACGATCGGCGGCTGTATCGCATCGGCGATCGCGCTGCTGGGGCTGTCGTCGGCCGCGATCGTCGGTCCGAGCTGGCCGCTGCGCGGCACCGTGTTCATGCTCGGCGTCACCAACGGCGCTTATGCGGTCGCGGCGATCGGCTCGATGATGGAATTGGTCGGCGCCGGCGGCGAGCATCGCGAAGGCGTGCGGATGGGGCTGTGGGGCGCCGCGCAGGCAATCGCGTTCGGCATCGGCGGCTTCATCGGTACGCTGGCGAGCGACCTGGCGCGCCTGATCCTGGGGGCGCCCGCTTTGTCCTACGCGGCGGTGTTCGCCGCGGAAGCTGGTTTGTTTGTAGTGTCGGCGGCGATGGCTGTGTGGGTGCATCGCGCGCAAAATCGTCGTGACGTTGATTTGACCAATGCAGCAGTCGCCGGAGGTTGAAATGAGTGATAGCTCCGCAATTTACGATGTCGTTGTCGTCGGCGGCGGCCCTGCCGGCGCTACTGCGGCGTGCGATCTGGCGCGCGCCGGCAAGCGGGTGGTGCTGCTCGACCGCGCCGGCCGCATCAAGCCGTGCGGCGGCGCAATTCCGCCGCGCGCGATCCGCGACTTCGCGATTCCCGACAGCATGCTGGTCGCCAAGATCAACGCCGCCCGGATGGTGTCGCCGAGCAATGCCGAAGTCGACATGCCGATCGACGGCGGCTTCGTCGGCATGGTCGACCGCGAGCATTTCGACGAGTGGCTGCGCCAGCGCGCCGCGACGGTCGGCGCCGAGCGGCGCACCGGCCTGTTCAAGCGGTTCAGCCGCGACGAAGCCGGCGTCAACACCGTACACTACGAAGGGCGCGGGCCGGATGGTGCGATGATCGACCAGACGGTGCGCTGCCGCGCGATCATCGGCGCCGATGGCGCGGTGTCCGGCGTGGCGCGGCAGTTCTTGCAGGATGCCGACCGCGTGCCGTTCGTGTTCGCCTATCACGAGATCATCAAGGCGCCGACAGCGGAGCAGAAGGCCGCTTATGAAAGCCGGCGCTGCGACGTGTACTACCAGGGCCATGTCTCGCCGGACTTCTACGGTTGGGTGTTCCCGCACGGCAATACGGTCAGCGTCGGCACCGGCTCGATGCACAAGGGCTTCTCGCTGCGCGATTCGGTCGCGGAGCTGCGCAAGCAGACCGGGCTCGACGAGGTCGAGACCATCCGCAAGGAAGGCGCCCCGATCCCGCTGCATCCGCTGCCGCGCTGGGACGACGGCCACAGCGTGCTGCTCGCCGGCGATGCCGCGGGCGTGGTTGCGCCGGCCTCGGGCGAGGGCATCTACTACGCGCTGCTCGGCGGCCGGCTCGCCGCCGAAGCGGTCGAGGAATTCCTGCAGACCGCCGACGCCAAGGCGCTGAAGCTGGCGCGCAAGCGCTTCATGCGCGGCAACGGTTCGGTGTTCCGGATCCTCGGCCTGATGCAGTGGTATTGGTACGCCAACGACAAGCGCCGCGAACAATTCGTCAGCATCTGCCGCGATCGCGACGTGCAGAAGTTGACGTGGGACGCCTACATGAACAAAAAGCTGGTGCGGGCGAAACCGATCGCCCACGTCCGGATCTTCTTCAAGAACCTGGCCCACATGACGGGGCTGGCTTCGGTCTGATACCTGCAGGCGGTGGCTTGTGAATCCGATTTTCGTTGCGGCCGCCGTCGCAATCTTCGTTGGTCTGCTCGGCGGCTCGCTGACCGACACCGGGACTTGGTACCAAAGCCTGGTGAAACCGTGGTGGCAGCCGCCGGACTGGGCGTTCGGTCCGGCCTGGACGGTGATCTTCGCGCTCGCCGCGATGTCGGCGGTGTACGCCTGGCGCGGCGCCCGCACCCGCGCGCAACGCGACTGGGTGATCGGCCTGTTCGCCGCCAACGGCTTCTTCAACGTGCTGTGGAGCATGCTGTTCTTCACGGTGCGGCGGCCGGATTGGGCGCTGCTCGAAGTGCCGCTGCTGTGGCTGTCGGTGCTGGCCGGCGTCGTGGTGTTCTGGCGCAGCGCCCGCACCGCGAGCTACTATTTGCTGCCGTATCTGGTCTGGGTGACGTTCGCCGCCTACCTCAACTGGACCGTGGTCGCGCTCAACACGCCGTTCTGAGCCCCTGACGATGCGGTCGCATCGAGAGCCGCCATGCAGATGATGTCCGAACTGTTCGCCAGCGGCACCGTGGTCGACGCGGTGCTGATCTTCCTGCTCGTCGAGGCGATCGGGGTGATCGGCTATTGGCTGTGGCGCAAGCGCGGCATCGCGCCGGCCGACTTCCTGCCGGGCATGATCTCCGGCGCGCTGATGCTGCTGGCGCTGCGTGCCGTGCTCGCTGGCGCCGGCTGGATGGTGCCGACGCTGTGCCTGATGGCTGCGGGCGGCGCGCATCTGGTCGACGTGCTGCGCCGCTGGCGCTGAAGGCCGGGGAGGGCGCCGCGGCGGACGCTTCCGGCGCGCGGCCAGAGGGCTTCCCAAACACGAAGTGCTTTCCAAAAACGAAGGGCTTCGGTTCTTGCGAACCGAAGCCCTTGTGATTCTCAAGCGTCAGTAGGTCTGATCGACTTACTTGAGGGTGGCCAGGTAGGCGACCACGTCCTTACGCTGCTGCTCGTTGGCGAGCTTGAAGGTCATCTTGGTGACGCCAACCGCCTGGTCAGCCTTACCCTTATCGGTCAGGAACTTCTTCAGGAACGCGTTCGGATCGTTCAGGTAGGCGAAGATGTTTTCCTGGGTCCAGACCAGACCGGCCTCACCCGAGTTGTGGTTCAGCGGCGAATAGGTGAACCCAGCCGCGGTACCCGCCTTACGGCCGACGACGCCGCCGAGAGCCGGACCGACCATGTTCTTGTCGGCGCGGTGGCAGGTCATGCACTGCTTGAACACCGCCTCACCCGCCTTGGCGTCCTGAGCCGAGGCAGTGCCGATCGACAGAGATCCGGCGGTAGCGGCGATGCTGAGAATTGTGAGAAGTTTTTTGACCACGTCTCTCTCCTTAAGAACCCGTCTTGGCGTCAAGCGACCCCGGGCCTCGTAGGCCACGACAAACAGTCGCATCCAAACCCGTTCTGATCGGTTCTGTAAAGTCGTTCTAACACAATTGGACACCGTTCGTTCGATGCGTTTGTGCTAGATGACGTTGATCTGTCGAAATTATATTACCGGTTAGACAATTCGGCTAATTTTCCGTTCCAAGGCCCGAACAAGCCCTTGTCAAGGGGGCGTAACCTGCATAAGTGCTTGTGAGCACGGCGGTGTTCTGGACAATGCGTCGTATTGACGCCCCGCTGTGTGCGAGCGGAGCTCATGGCGTCAAAATCCGTTCATGCCGACATCACCCTTCTGCTCGATATGGAGGGTGTGATTCGCGAAGCCACTCTGTCTCCGACAATGGCGGCTGAAAGCGTGGACGGTTGGCTGGGGCGTCGCTGGAGCGACATCGCCGGCACCGACGGTGGCGACAAGGTTCGCCGCATGGTGGAAGACGCCCGCCGCAGCGGCATCTCGGCTTTCCGCCAGATCAATCAGCCTTTCCCGAGCGGCGTCGAAATCCCGATCGAATTCACCACGATGCTGCTGGGCGATCGCACCGGCATGATCGCGGTCGGCAAGAACATGCAGGCCGTCACCGAGCTGCATTCCCGCCTGATCGCGGCGCAGCAGGCGATGGAGCGCGACTATTGGCGGTTGCGTGAACTGGAGACCCGTTACCGGCTGGTGTTCGACGCCGCTGCCGATGCGGTGATGATCGTCTCCGCCGGCGACATGCGCATCGTCGAAGCCAACCGCGCGGCTGCCAATGCGATCAGCCGCGAGCGCGGCAATGACGACCTCGCCGGTCGCGATTTCCTCGCCGAAGTTGCCGCTGCCGATCGCGATGCGGTGCGCGACATGCTGGCCCAGGTTCGTCAGCGCGGCACCGCGCTCAGCGTCCTCGTCCATCTTGGCCGCTACGACCGCGCCTGGATGCTGCGCGGCTCGCTGATGTCGTCGGAACGCCGTCAGGTCTTCCTGCTGCACTTCACCCCGGTGACGACGCCCGCGATCGACGAAGTCGACGACGACGCCGTGCTGCGCGGACTGATCGACCGCATTCCCGATGGTTTCGTCGCGCTGGATTCAGAAGGCGTCGTCCGTCACGTCAATCAGGCGTTTCTCGATCTGGTGCAGATCGGCTCCAAGCCCGCGGCGGTCGGACGATCGCTGGGCAGCTGGATGGGCCGCCCGGGTGCCGATCTGTCGAGCTTGCTGACGCTGCTGCGGCGCTACAAGACCGTGCGGCTGTTCCAGACCACGATCCGCGGCGAGCTCGGCACTGAGACCGAAGTCGAAGTCTCGGCCGTCGATGGCGAAGAGGATCAGTACATCGGCGTGCTGATGCGCAATGTCGCGCGGCGGCTCGACGCTGCCGACGACAACGATGCCTTGCGCCAGGCGCTCGGTCCGATCAGCAAGCAGCTCGGGCGATCCTCGCTGCGCAAGCTGGTGAAGAACGCCGTGAGCATCGTCGAGCAGCACTACGTCAAGGAAGCGCTGCTGCGATCCAAGGGGAACCGCACGGCAACTGCCGAACTGCTCGGATTGAGCCGGCAGAGTCTTTATGCAAAACTCAACCGTTACGGCTTCGACGACAAAGGTGCCGTCGCTGCTGCTGCCGACGGTGCAGAGAGCGCCTCAGACGACGCAGAGGATTGAGTGGCAGGTCATGCCTCTGGCAGCCCCGCATTCGGGACTGCCGATCTTTCGAATTGCGAACGTGAAGAAATTCACCTCGCCGCCTCGATCCAGCCGCACGGCGCGCTTCTGGTCGTCAGCGAGCCGGATCATCGCGTCATTCAGGCCAGCGCCAACGCCGCAGAATTCCTGAACCTCGGAAACGTGCTCGGCGTTCCGCTTGCCGAGATCGACGGCGATCTCTTGATCAAGATCCTGCCGCACCTCGATCCCACCGCCGAAGGCATGCCGGTTGCGGTGCGATGCCGGATCGGCAATCCCTCGGCGGAATATGATGGCTTGATCCATCGGCCGCCGGAAGGCGGGATGATCATCGAACTCGAACGCGCCGGCCCGCCGATCGATCTGTCCGGCACGCTGGCGCCGGCGCTGGAGCGCATCCGCACGGCGGGATCGCTGCGTGCACTGTGCGACGACGCCGCGCTGCTGTTCCAGCAGCGCACCGGCTACGACCGGGTGATGGTGTATCGCTTCGACGAGCAGGGCCACGGCGAAGTGTTCTCCGAGCGCCACGTGCCCGGGCTCGAATCCTATTTCGGCAACCGCTATCCGTCGTCGGACATTCCGCAGATGGCGCGGCGGCTGTACGAGCGGCAGCGCGTTCGCGTGCTGGTCGACGTCGGCTACCAGCCGGTGCCGCTGCAGCCGCGGCTGTCGCCGCTCACGGGGCGCGATCTCGACATGTCGGGCTGCTTCCTGCGCTCGATGTCACCGATCCATCTGCAGTACCTGAAGAACATGGGCGTGCGCGCCACCCTGGTGGTGTCGTTGGTGGTCGGCGGCAAGCTGTGGGGCCTGATCGCCTGCCACCACTATCTGCCGCGCTTCATCCATTTCGAATTGCGGGCGATCTGTGAGCTGCTTGCCGAAGCGATGGCGACGCGGATCACCGCGCTCGAAAGCTTCGCGCAAAGCCAGTCCGAGCTGTTCGTGCAGCGGCTCGAGCAGCGCATGATCGAGGCGATCACCCGTGAGGGCGATTGGCGTGCGGCGATCTTCGACACCACGCAGTCGATTCTGCAGCCGCTGCACGCCGCCGGCTGCGCGCTGGTGTACGAAGATCAGATCCGAACGATCGGCGAAGTGCCGGCCACGCAGGACGTCCGCGAGATTGCCGCCTGGCTCGATCGCCAGCCGCGCACGGCGGTGACGTCGACCGCCTCGCTGGGCCTCGACGTGCCGGAGCTCGCACATCTGACGCGGATGGCGAGCGGCGTGGTCGCCGCGCCGATTTCGGATCACCGCGGCGAGTTTCTGATGTGGTTCCGCCCCGAGCGAGTCCACACCGTCACCTGGGGCGGCGATCCGAAGAAGCCGTTCACGATGGGCGATACGCCGGCGGATCTGTCGCCGCGGCGCTCCTTTGCCAAATGGCATCAGGTCGTCGAAGGCACGTCCGATCCGTGGACGGCCGCCGATCTCGCTGCGGCCCGCACCATTGGGCAGACCGTCGCCGACATCGTGCTGCAATTCCGCGCGGTGCGGACATTGATCGCCCGCGAACAATACGAACAGTTTTCGTCTCAGGTGCATGCCTCGATGCAGCCGGTGCTGATCACCGACTCCGAGGGCCGCATTCTGCTGATGAACGACTCGTTCCGCGAGATGCTGCCGGCTGGCGCGCCGTCGGCCGTCCATCTCGACGATCTCGCCGGCCTGTTCGTCGAATCCAACGACTTCCTGCGCAACGTCGCCGAGCTGATCGATCACGGCCGTGGGTGGCGCGGCGAAGTGCTGCTGCGCGGCGCCGGCAACAGCCCGCTGCCGCTGGCGGTGCGCGCCGATCCGGTGACGCGGACGGAGGATCAGTCGCTCGGCTTCGTGCTGATCTTTAGCGACGCTACCGATCGTCGCACGGCAGACGCCGCACGCACGCGTTTCCAGGAAGGCATTCTCGCCAGCGCGCGTCCCGGCGTGCGGCTCGACTCCAGGTCGGACCTGTTGCACGAGAAGCTGCTGTCGGCGCTGGTCGAGAACGCGCAGCTCGCCGCGTTGGAGATCACCTACGGCGTCGAGACCGGACGAATCGCCGAACTGCTCGAAGGCGTCCGTCAGTCGATGCTGCGCACCGCCGAAGTGCTCGGCCATCTGGTGCAGCACGCGGCGCGCACCGCCGGCAGCGACAGCTCGAATGGCGGCTCGCAGAATAAGACTTAGCGCTGCGTCTCTCAGCCGCAGGCGTGGCGACCAGCGCCTAAGCAGCTCTGTGGTCGATCGAGACAGGCTGCGACTCTCGATCTTTGCAACACGAAGAACCTCATGGTGAGGAGGCGCAAAGCGCCGTCTCGAACCATGCACCGCAGGCGATGCGGCTCCTCATCCTTCGAGACGCCCGGCTTCGCCGGGCTTCTCAGGACGAGGATTCAGTGCCCTTCACAAGGACCATATCGGCTGCAATCAATCGACGAACGAGTTTAGGCAGCCAGATGCTGCTGCACCGCGACCGAGAGCGCGATGTTGCAGGTGAACGCGACTGCGCCTTCTTCGATCACCGCTGCTGCATCGGGAGCCGCCGCGCCGGCGCGCTCCAGTGCCTCGCGGTATTCGGTCTTCAAGGAGGCCGGATCGCCGATCGCCGAAAAGTCGTAGTGGGCGAGTTCAGCGGCGCTGAGCTGCATGGTCTTCTCCAGCAGCCGGCGCACGATCTGTCCGCCGTTGAGATCGCCGAGATAGCGGGTGTAGGCATGTGCGATCAGGCGGCTGCCGTCGCCTTCGCTCACTTCTGCAATCCGCTCGGCATAAGCTTCCGCCGCCGGCAACATCGGCAGCCGCTCGTGCCAATCAGCCCCGGCAAGCGCGGCGAGGTCGGATTCGATCGCCGGCGTGCGGGCCAGCGGATGCGCGGCAAGCGGCGCCAGGATTGGATTGTCGCGATGGCGTTCGATGCCCGCTTCGATCGCCCGATAGGCCGGGTGCAGATTGCGCAGCAACAGCGTGTAGCCATTGCGGCCAGCGGTGCCGTGCAGAATCTCGGAGAGGATGCCCGACTTCTCGGCTTCCAGATGCAGCTGTCGGGTCCGCACATACAACGCGGTAACGACGCTCTCGGCGCCGCGCTCCGCTGCTTCCACCACCATACCAGGCCTCCAATGCAGGAGGCCTTATAGCAGAAATCGATTCGCGATTGCGAACCCGCGTCAGCTCTTGTTCCGCGCGGCGTGGACCAGCGCGCGGGCGAGCCGCGGCGCGGTCGCGCCATCGACCGCATAGCCGTCCGCTCCGATCGAGCGGATCAGTTCCGGCCTGAGCAGCAGCAGCGGGCCGCCGAGCAGGATCGCGACGTCGCGATTGCGCGAGTCGCGGCGGATGTCCTGGACGTAGCGCTTGAGCTGATCGAGGTGGCGATCGCCGCCGACCGAAAAGCCGACGACGTCGAACATGCGCTCCTGCACCAGCGACATCATCTCGCGGCGCGTGTTGAACGGGCCGGTCCAGATGTCCCAGCCATCGCGCCTGAAGAACTCTGCGACCATCGTCAGCCCGAAGCTGTGTTGTTCGCCGTCCAGCGTGGTCAGCAGCACCGTGCCACCACCGCTGGCGCGGTGATCATCGGCAACGCTTTCGCCGAGATGGCGAAGAATTCGTTGCAGTCGACTGACGCCGAGCGTGACGTTGAGGAAGTTCGCACTGTCGTGCTCCCACATCTCGCCGAGGCGCTGCGCAGCCGGCGCGAGCAGGTTGAGGAAGATCAATTCGGTGGCAGTCCCCTGCGCGATAAGACTCTCCACGTAGTCGAAGGCAGCAGTCTCGTCGTGACCGAGAACCAGCAGGGTGAAGTGCTGCACACCGAAAGGCGTACCAGGATCGACCGGGGCGGACATGTTCGAAAACGGGATCGTGTGCAGCTTAATTCGGGAA from Rhodopseudomonas palustris carries:
- the ppsR gene encoding transcriptional regulator PpsR; amino-acid sequence: MQVFKSPKESLGDLGAQSAAKLIAAATDVALVVDPQGVIRDVAFTRDELAHELDGQSRWLGSRLVDIVTSDTQPKIRELLLDATVRDAPTWRQVNHPSPNGEDIPVLYSAINFGRDDRLLVVGRDLRQLAMMQQRLINAQQSMERDYIRLRHAETRYRLLFQVSSEAVMIVDAASELIVDANPATLALFDTSAPEALNAPVIGFVDGADQQTVLNLFADVRSTGRDGRARVKLADGRRECELSASLFRQENASLYLVRLASHGAPPEAGSAKTASLLLNYFESAADALVITQYDGRVARANLAFLEMAQLGSAEQARGELLDRWLGRTGVDLSVALANLRQSGAIKLFATVLRGEYGAVAEVEVSAVALKDNDDKPCFGFAIRNVEKRLTTAATSKRELPRSVAQLTELIGRVPLRDLVRETTDVIEKLSIEAALELTGDNRASAADMLGLSRQSLYVKLRRYGLAEHAPEGDGADE
- the chlG gene encoding chlorophyll synthase ChlG codes for the protein MSNSVAVRPAPSAVLEVLHPITWFPPMWAFGCGVVSSGVPISTRWVEVIAGIVLCGPLLVATSQVVNDWFDRDVDAINEPNRPIPSGRIPGRWGLYLSFLWTAASLLVASQLGAWVFGAAALGLVLAWMYSMPPFRLKQNGWLGNGACAITYEGFAWFTGAAVMLGGLPPWWIVTLALLYSAGAHGIMTLNDFKSIEGDIKTGVGSLPVKLGVDNAARVLCAVMAIPQVIVVALLLSWDRPIQAGIVGFVLVVQLALMVRFLRSPVERATWFSGLGVALYVSGMMASAVAVSSFGAA
- a CDS encoding BCD family MFS transporter, whose amino-acid sequence is MMRPLSWLGIVRMGLVQTGLGAIVVLTTSTLNRVMVVELALPAMLPGALVAIHYALQVFRPAWGHGSDRGSRRTPWIIGGMAVLALGGFMAAVATAWMTVQPLFGTALAIVAFCLIGGGVGAAGTSLLVLLAKRTDEKRRAAAATIVWVMMIAGFIVTTAIAGQLLDPFSPQRLIAVSGGVSLIAMVLTFAGVWGVEGRAAVAAPAAAPKGSFRKAFLEVWHEPQARRFAIFVFVSMLAYSAQDLILEPFAGAVFGFTPGETTKLSSVQHGGTLIGMAMVPIIGALFPRTRGNLQIWTIGGCIASAIALLGLSSAAIVGPSWPLRGTVFMLGVTNGAYAVAAIGSMMELVGAGGEHREGVRMGLWGAAQAIAFGIGGFIGTLASDLARLILGAPALSYAAVFAAEAGLFVVSAAMAVWVHRAQNRRDVDLTNAAVAGG
- a CDS encoding geranylgeranyl diphosphate reductase, which produces MSDSSAIYDVVVVGGGPAGATAACDLARAGKRVVLLDRAGRIKPCGGAIPPRAIRDFAIPDSMLVAKINAARMVSPSNAEVDMPIDGGFVGMVDREHFDEWLRQRAATVGAERRTGLFKRFSRDEAGVNTVHYEGRGPDGAMIDQTVRCRAIIGADGAVSGVARQFLQDADRVPFVFAYHEIIKAPTAEQKAAYESRRCDVYYQGHVSPDFYGWVFPHGNTVSVGTGSMHKGFSLRDSVAELRKQTGLDEVETIRKEGAPIPLHPLPRWDDGHSVLLAGDAAGVVAPASGEGIYYALLGGRLAAEAVEEFLQTADAKALKLARKRFMRGNGSVFRILGLMQWYWYANDKRREQFVSICRDRDVQKLTWDAYMNKKLVRAKPIAHVRIFFKNLAHMTGLASV
- a CDS encoding TspO/MBR family protein — its product is MNPIFVAAAVAIFVGLLGGSLTDTGTWYQSLVKPWWQPPDWAFGPAWTVIFALAAMSAVYAWRGARTRAQRDWVIGLFAANGFFNVLWSMLFFTVRRPDWALLEVPLLWLSVLAGVVVFWRSARTASYYLLPYLVWVTFAAYLNWTVVALNTPF
- a CDS encoding c-type cytochrome; this translates as MVKKLLTILSIAATAGSLSIGTASAQDAKAGEAVFKQCMTCHRADKNMVGPALGGVVGRKAGTAAGFTYSPLNHNSGEAGLVWTQENIFAYLNDPNAFLKKFLTDKGKADQAVGVTKMTFKLANEQQRKDVVAYLATLK
- the ppsR gene encoding transcriptional regulator PpsR, which codes for MASKSVHADITLLLDMEGVIREATLSPTMAAESVDGWLGRRWSDIAGTDGGDKVRRMVEDARRSGISAFRQINQPFPSGVEIPIEFTTMLLGDRTGMIAVGKNMQAVTELHSRLIAAQQAMERDYWRLRELETRYRLVFDAAADAVMIVSAGDMRIVEANRAAANAISRERGNDDLAGRDFLAEVAAADRDAVRDMLAQVRQRGTALSVLVHLGRYDRAWMLRGSLMSSERRQVFLLHFTPVTTPAIDEVDDDAVLRGLIDRIPDGFVALDSEGVVRHVNQAFLDLVQIGSKPAAVGRSLGSWMGRPGADLSSLLTLLRRYKTVRLFQTTIRGELGTETEVEVSAVDGEEDQYIGVLMRNVARRLDAADDNDALRQALGPISKQLGRSSLRKLVKNAVSIVEQHYVKEALLRSKGNRTATAELLGLSRQSLYAKLNRYGFDDKGAVAAAADGAESASDDAED
- a CDS encoding GAF domain-containing protein, encoding MAGHASGSPAFGTADLSNCEREEIHLAASIQPHGALLVVSEPDHRVIQASANAAEFLNLGNVLGVPLAEIDGDLLIKILPHLDPTAEGMPVAVRCRIGNPSAEYDGLIHRPPEGGMIIELERAGPPIDLSGTLAPALERIRTAGSLRALCDDAALLFQQRTGYDRVMVYRFDEQGHGEVFSERHVPGLESYFGNRYPSSDIPQMARRLYERQRVRVLVDVGYQPVPLQPRLSPLTGRDLDMSGCFLRSMSPIHLQYLKNMGVRATLVVSLVVGGKLWGLIACHHYLPRFIHFELRAICELLAEAMATRITALESFAQSQSELFVQRLEQRMIEAITREGDWRAAIFDTTQSILQPLHAAGCALVYEDQIRTIGEVPATQDVREIAAWLDRQPRTAVTSTASLGLDVPELAHLTRMASGVVAAPISDHRGEFLMWFRPERVHTVTWGGDPKKPFTMGDTPADLSPRRSFAKWHQVVEGTSDPWTAADLAAARTIGQTVADIVLQFRAVRTLIAREQYEQFSSQVHASMQPVLITDSEGRILLMNDSFREMLPAGAPSAVHLDDLAGLFVESNDFLRNVAELIDHGRGWRGEVLLRGAGNSPLPLAVRADPVTRTEDQSLGFVLIFSDATDRRTADAARTRFQEGILASARPGVRLDSRSDLLHEKLLSALVENAQLAALEITYGVETGRIAELLEGVRQSMLRTAEVLGHLVQHAARTAGSDSSNGGSQNKT
- a CDS encoding heme oxygenase (biliverdin-producing), yielding MVVEAAERGAESVVTALYVRTRQLHLEAEKSGILSEILHGTAGRNGYTLLLRNLHPAYRAIEAGIERHRDNPILAPLAAHPLARTPAIESDLAALAGADWHERLPMLPAAEAYAERIAEVSEGDGSRLIAHAYTRYLGDLNGGQIVRRLLEKTMQLSAAELAHYDFSAIGDPASLKTEYREALERAGAAAPDAAAVIEEGAVAFTCNIALSVAVQQHLAA
- a CDS encoding cobalamin B12-binding domain-containing protein, whose translation is MSAPVDPGTPFGVQHFTLLVLGHDETAAFDYVESLIAQGTATELIFLNLLAPAAQRLGEMWEHDSANFLNVTLGVSRLQRILRHLGESVADDHRASGGGTVLLTTLDGEQHSFGLTMVAEFFRRDGWDIWTGPFNTRREMMSLVQERMFDVVGFSVGGDRHLDQLKRYVQDIRRDSRNRDVAILLGGPLLLLRPELIRSIGADGYAVDGATAPRLARALVHAARNKS